In one Spirosoma rigui genomic region, the following are encoded:
- a CDS encoding M1 family metallopeptidase — translation MKSILFLFLLAIAMSSLAQTPTPARGTQALSPRLANYQIDVTLDPATKKLTGRETLTWRNPSTDVIRELRFHLYLNAFRNERSTFMRESGGQLRGDQIDRNAAENPYGFIDITSMNVRGGGALAYAFVQPDDGNSDDRTVVRVPLDKPVGPGETIVLDIVFKGRLPKIFARTGFSRDYFLVGQWFPKIGVYEPAGTRYAKQGQWNCHQFHAHSEFYADYGTYDVAITTPKQYWVGATGLMTGEKAGPNNTKTTRWHADDVVDFAWTASPHFQVVEGNWKRPSGGAVHIELLMQPEHVHQAQRHLDAAKAALAYFDKHLGNYPFPNLTIVDPPLDASGSGGMEYPTFITAGTAWFVPDGARFPEIVTVHEFGHQYFMQLLASNEFEEAWLDEGFNQYYEGRIMEEWYGPRSSQIDLFGFKMGDLESSRDQYVHQDNPAIGSSFGNTWQLPEGQYGVLTYSKTATWLRTLEGLVGRKVMDEIMQTYFIRWRFKHPNANSFIAIVNEIVPKRLGSKYGPDMNWFFDQALYGEAVVDYQLSRIQNRETNGQWQSTITAERKGDGQMPVDILVHFEDGKEQLLPWNGKARRQTFTVNRKSKVLWATVDPEQTIYMDINLNNNSLTLEPSSAPAAKFATKFLFWVENWMQWLAWLA, via the coding sequence ATGAAATCCATTCTGTTCCTGTTCCTGCTGGCCATTGCGATGTCCAGCCTGGCGCAAACCCCGACGCCCGCTCGTGGAACTCAGGCCCTGAGTCCGCGCCTGGCCAACTACCAGATTGATGTCACGCTTGACCCGGCTACGAAAAAACTAACCGGCCGGGAAACGCTTACCTGGCGCAACCCATCGACCGACGTAATTCGGGAGTTGCGATTTCACCTGTACCTAAACGCCTTTCGGAACGAGCGATCGACGTTTATGCGCGAATCGGGCGGGCAGTTACGGGGCGATCAGATTGACCGGAACGCAGCCGAAAACCCCTACGGCTTCATCGATATTACGTCCATGAACGTGCGCGGGGGCGGTGCGCTGGCGTACGCCTTTGTTCAGCCCGACGACGGTAACTCGGATGATCGTACCGTAGTCCGAGTGCCACTCGATAAACCCGTTGGTCCGGGCGAGACCATTGTACTCGACATTGTTTTTAAAGGCAGACTCCCTAAAATATTTGCCCGGACGGGATTCAGTCGCGACTATTTCCTCGTTGGGCAGTGGTTCCCGAAGATAGGGGTGTATGAACCCGCCGGCACGCGCTACGCCAAACAGGGCCAGTGGAACTGCCACCAGTTTCACGCCCATTCGGAGTTTTATGCCGATTACGGTACCTACGACGTAGCCATCACCACGCCCAAACAATACTGGGTGGGGGCAACGGGGTTGATGACGGGCGAAAAGGCCGGGCCCAATAACACAAAAACGACGCGCTGGCATGCCGACGATGTGGTTGATTTCGCCTGGACGGCATCGCCCCATTTTCAGGTGGTCGAGGGTAACTGGAAACGCCCGTCGGGTGGAGCTGTGCACATCGAACTGCTCATGCAGCCGGAGCATGTGCACCAGGCGCAGCGCCATCTGGATGCGGCAAAAGCCGCGCTGGCTTATTTTGATAAACACCTCGGCAACTACCCGTTTCCAAATCTGACCATCGTTGACCCGCCCCTGGACGCCAGTGGTTCGGGAGGTATGGAGTACCCAACGTTCATCACGGCAGGTACGGCCTGGTTTGTCCCCGATGGTGCCCGGTTCCCCGAAATTGTGACGGTACACGAGTTTGGGCACCAATACTTCATGCAACTGCTGGCCAGCAACGAGTTCGAGGAAGCCTGGCTCGACGAAGGGTTCAATCAGTATTACGAAGGCCGCATCATGGAAGAATGGTACGGCCCCCGGTCGTCGCAAATTGATCTGTTTGGCTTCAAAATGGGTGATCTGGAGAGTTCGCGCGACCAGTATGTACACCAAGATAATCCCGCTATCGGATCATCGTTCGGTAATACGTGGCAATTACCCGAAGGACAGTACGGGGTACTGACCTATTCCAAAACCGCTACCTGGCTCCGGACGCTGGAAGGGCTGGTGGGCCGGAAGGTGATGGACGAGATCATGCAGACTTACTTTATCCGGTGGCGGTTTAAACACCCTAATGCCAACAGCTTCATCGCCATCGTCAATGAAATTGTGCCCAAACGACTCGGTAGTAAGTACGGCCCTGATATGAACTGGTTTTTCGACCAGGCGCTCTATGGGGAAGCCGTTGTTGACTATCAGCTGTCACGTATTCAGAACAGGGAAACGAACGGGCAGTGGCAGTCGACCATAACCGCAGAGCGGAAAGGTGATGGTCAGATGCCGGTAGACATACTGGTTCATTTCGAGGACGGAAAAGAGCAGCTGTTGCCCTGGAACGGTAAAGCCCGCCGACAGACGTTTACGGTCAACAGAAAGTCGAAAGTACTCTGGGCTACTGTTGATCCGGAGCAGACGATTTACATGGATATTAACCTCAACAACAACAGCCTGACGCTGGAACCATCTTCAGCCCCGGCGGCTAAGTTTGCCACTAAATTTCTGTTCTGGGTCGAAAACTGGATGCAGTGGCTGGCCTGGCTGGCGTGA
- a CDS encoding NADH-quinone oxidoreductase subunit C: MTFTELTDLLTTQFGSDVVVANTTNPQPYLTIGADRLVEVCQFLRDDERTFFDLLACVTAIDNGPETGTMEVVYNLTSIPYEHNLMLKLTVPREPGGNRLPSVPSVVSVWRTADWHEREAYDLVGINFASHPDLRRILLPTDWNGHPLRRDYQEDEQYHGIKTK; encoded by the coding sequence ATGACGTTTACTGAATTAACCGACCTGCTAACTACTCAATTTGGTTCTGACGTAGTCGTAGCAAACACGACGAATCCACAGCCGTATCTCACGATTGGGGCAGATCGGCTCGTTGAGGTTTGCCAGTTTCTGCGCGACGATGAACGGACATTCTTCGACTTGCTGGCGTGCGTGACGGCAATTGATAACGGACCGGAAACGGGTACCATGGAGGTCGTGTATAACCTCACCTCAATTCCCTATGAGCACAATCTGATGCTTAAACTAACGGTGCCGCGCGAACCCGGTGGAAATCGACTACCGTCGGTGCCGAGCGTCGTGTCGGTGTGGCGCACTGCCGACTGGCACGAGCGGGAAGCCTATGACCTGGTAGGCATCAATTTTGCGAGCCATCCCGACCTGCGTCGGATCCTGCTGCCCACCGACTGGAACGGCCATCCACTGCGTCGGGATTACCAGGAAGACGAACAATACCACGGGATCAAAACCAAATAA